Genomic segment of Streptococcus pneumoniae:
TCAATAACGGTTGATGCTACCTGCATTTCATCATCAGGATAAGCTACATAATCATAGCTATTGTAAATGTTCCAGAGATGTTCTTGTGCCTCACGATTGACGTTGGTATAGACTTCCATACCAGTCGTGAGGAGGTTGTAACCTGTTTCTTCTTCCACTTGGTTAATCACTTCTTTGAGGTAATTATCCATATAAGCTGGGTAAGATGTTGAGGTTTGTAGAGGCTGGAGACCGTCTGTTACAGGTGTGTTAATAGCCTGTTCGTATTGTTCTGCTGTAATATATTTGAGTTCATACATCTCAGACAAGACAAGGTTACGACGAGTTTGAGCCGCTTCTGGTTGGGTGTAAGGATCGTATTGGTTTGGAGCTTGGGGCATGCCGGCAAGAAGGGCTAGCTGCGGAAGACTAAGATCTTTGAGGTCTTTATTGTAGTAAGCCTGAGCGGCTGTTTGCATCCCGTAGTTTCCGTTTGACATATAGACCTTGTTGATGTAGTAGGTCAAGATCTCTTGCTTGGTTGCTTTACGCTCTAATTGCATGGCTAGCCATGCTTCTTGAGCTTTCCGAGAGATGGTCTGATCAGCTGTCGAAGTCGAGAAGTAGGTCAATTTAATCAACTGCTGGGTGAGGGTTGATCCCCCTTGTAAACCACCTTTTTTCAGGTTGTTAATGAGGGAGCCAAAAATCCGCACAGAATCTAATCCACGGTGATCAAAGAAACGATGGTCTTCAATCGCCACGACGGCATGAACAAGATCAGTCGGAATATCACCAGTTGCGATGTTTACTCGCTTTTCAGCGCCTAAATCGGCAATCAACTGATTGTCACTATCATAAATCTTACTGGATGTCGTGGCAACTAACTTGCTTTCCGATAAGGCAGGAGCCTTAAGCGAATAGTAGAAGAAGAGAAGTCCGCCAGCAACCACTCCAATCACAAATAAGCCTAGTAAGCCAGAAATGGCGAACTTCACAGCTGTGAGTATCGATTGTTTATTCATCATGTTTACCACCTAGTAAATGTTCTTTTATGACTTCAAGATAAGGAATGCTTGGAAAAGCGGCAAGGCTAATGGCATAGCCGTGTTCCTTGATGTAGCTTAGGGGCATGGATTTTCCTCCTTGGTCAATCTTGAAAAATGTTATCAAATAAGAAGCAGGCAAGAGATAGGTTTCTTTCAAACTTGAAAAATGGAGCAGAACGAAACAAATCCCTTTTTGAGATAAAACTTGCTCCATATGCTCGATTTGGTGCGCATGAAAATTTTTCATAGGCATGGAGTTTTTTTGTCTCGTCTCTTTTGCTTCAAAGTCAATGTAGTGTCCTTGATAAACTCCCGAATAGTCAGTCGTAGAGGCTTGACGAAAGTAAGCTTCGACAATCTTAGCCCGACTACGCTTAGGATAATCCACTCGAACGATCTGCACAGGTGTCGGCTTTTTGTGAATCACTGCAAGCCCTCTGCTCAGATAGTATTGATTGGTTTCGTTTATCATTTTTTCAAAAGACATCCCACGATTGGCAAAGTCAACGGTCTTTTTTGGGGAAGACACATGGCTTTTCTGAGGACGAATCTTGTGCGGATAGTTGACCATAGCACTCCTTATTGGTACAATAATATCACTCTATTATACCACAAAATAAAAAGAAAGGGCGAAATAAATGTCTAGTATCTTAATTAGTGGCTATCGTGCCTTTGATTTGGGCTTGTTTGACGAAAAAAGTCCGCAGGTGAAGATTATCAAAAAAGCAATCGAGAGGGATTTAAAGCGTTTTTTAGAAGAGGGAGTCAAATGGCTGATTTTTACAGGAAATCTAGGCTTTGAAGTCTGGTGCTTGGAGATTGCCAAAAACTTGCAGAAAGAGTATAAGTTTCAAATTGCGACTATTTTTACCTTTGAAAATCAAGGAGAAAATTGGAATGAAGACAATCAAGTAAAATTAGCCTTGTTTAAACAAGTGGATTTTGTCAAGTATGCTTATAAAAGATATGAAAATCCCAGTCAATTTCGCGAATACAACCAATTTTTGGTCAATAATACAGACGGTTGCTATCTTTTTTATGATGATGAACATGAAACAAATCTGAAATATTTATACGCCATGATGAAAGAACAAGCAGATTATTTTATCAAAAAATTAACTTTTGATGACCTAAATGACATTGCAGAAAATTTTTCCGAAATTTAAGAGTTTAACCTTGATTTTTGTTCTTGTTTTTTTATATAATGGAAGTATTGAACGAGAATGGAGAGAGAAATGGCAAGTATTATTTTCACAGCGAAGGATATTTTTGATCAAGACTTTAAAGTCGGAGTAAGAGGGTATAATAAGGTTGAAGTAGATGAGTTTTTAGATGATGTGATTAAGGACTACGAGACCTATGCTGCCTTGGTCAAGGAATTGCGTGAAGAAAATGCTCGCTTAAAAGCTGAATTGGCTGAAAAACCAAAAGCAGCGCCAAGTCCGATCGTTCCAACAGTTGATCCTCTTCAAGGAGGAACGACAAGTATGACGAACTTTGACATTTTGAAACGCTTGAATCGTTTGGAAAAAGAAGTCTTTGGCAAACAGATTTTAAATAGCGAATTTTAAAAAATAAAATAAAAAACGTGCAATTTTTGGATAATCGCGTGAGAGTATATCTCTCATGAGGAAAGTCCATGCTAGCACTGGCTGTGATGCCGGTAGTGTTTGTGCTAGGCGAAGACATAAGCCTAGGGACGAGAAATCGTTACGGCGATTGAACGGGCTAAGTCGAAAGATAGGCTCTAGTAAGTCTGAAAGTGCCACAGTGACGTAGTTTTTGTGGAAACGCAAAAAGTGGAACGCGGTAAACCCCTCAAGCTAGCAACCCAAACTTTGGTCGGGGCATGGAATGTGTGGAAGACGAACACAGCATTCTGACTGGAAACAGTAGACAGATGATTATCGAAGGAAGTGAGGACCTAGTCACTTCTGGAACAAAACATGGCTTATAGAAAATTGTGCATAGGTTGGGGGCTGGGACTTGTCTTAGCTTCCCTTTTTATGAAAAGAAGAAAGGGAGAGAAGGAAAAGTAAATTTTCTCCCTTTTATATATGAACGATTGAGGAAATAATGAAAGAAAGATTTGAAATGCTGGCGACAGCTGCAGCTGGTTTAGAGGCTGTCGTTGGACGGGAAATACGAGATCTAGGAATTGACTGTCAAGTCGAAAATGGGCGCGTTCGCTTTTTTGGAAGTGTCAAAGAGATGATTCTGACAAATTTGTGGCTACGAGCAGCTGATCGAATTAAGATCGTAGTGGGAACTTTTCCAGCTAAAACCTTTGAAGAGCTCTTTCAGGGCGTTTTTGCCCTTGATTGGGAAGAATATCTACCACTAGGGGCTCGTTTTCCGATTGCTAAGGCAAAATGTGTCCGTTCAAAACTCCATAATGAACCAAGTGTGCAGGCTATTTCTAAAAAAGCAGTCGTTAAAAAACTGCAAAAGTATTATGCACGCCCAGAAGGTATTCCTTTGATGGAAAATGGTCCAGAATTTAAGATTGAAGTTTCCATCTTAAAAGATGTTGCGACCGTTATGATTGATACGACGGGAACGAGTCTTTTTAAGCGTGGTTATCGGACAGAAAAAGGAGGAGCACCGATTAAGGAGAATATGGCTGCGGCGATTCTTCTTTTGTCTAATTGGTATCCTGATAAGCCCTTGATGGATCCGACTTGTGGATCGGGGACCTTCTGTATTGAGGCTGCGATGATTGGCTTGAACCAAGCGCCAGGGCTGTCTCGAGAATTTTCGTTTGAAGGATGGCCTTGGGTGGATAGAGGACTTCTGTCATCTCTGAGAGCTGAGGCAAAAGCTAGCAAGAAAAGTGATGTAGTCTTAGATATTTCTGGTGCAGATATTGATGCACGTATGGTTGAGATTGCTAGAGCCAATGCACGCGCCGCTGGTGTGGAGGATTTTGTATCCTTTAAGCAAATGCGCTTGCAGGATTGGAAAACAGACAAAATCAATGGGGTCGTGATTTCAAATCCACCGTACGGAGAGCGTCTCTTGGATGATGAAGGCGTGACAAAACTCTATCAAGAAATGGGACAAACCTTTGCCCCTCTAAAAACATGGAGCAAGTTTGTGTTAACGAGCGACGAATTATTTGAAGAAAAGTATGGGCAAAAAGCAGATAAAAAACGTAAACTCTATAATGGAACGCTAAAAGTTGATTTGTATCAATACTTTGGGGAGCGCGTGAAGCGTCAAGACGTAAAAGAGAAAGGATAAGGAAAATGGACGAAAAAGATTTGAAAAAACAAACGGATTCTACGTTGGATTTTGAAAAAGCCAAAGAGATGACAGTTGGACAAGCCATGCGTAAAAATGAAGAGTTTGAAGCAGGGGTGAATCCTACGGACAATGTGTTGGACAAGTATATCAAACAACACGTTGATGAAATTGCAGCTGGAAAATTTGATACCAAGGTTGTTCCGACTGTGCCTGTCAAGGAAGTTGTGGAAACAACAGCGATTTCAGATATGATCCAAACGGTTCGTGAGGAAGTAGCCTCACCAACTCCAGTCATGGATGATTTGGAAGATGACGAGGATGATGAAGTAGCAGTATTGCCTTTCTACAAGCAAAAGAAAGTGATTTATTCAGCAGTAGGAGTGCTACTCGTTGCCTTAATCGGTGGGACTGGTTATTTAGCCTTGAATAAAACGCAAGCTAAGCCAGCTGCTACTACGTCAAGCACCTCATCGTCGAAAGCTCAAGTGTCGTCATCAAGTGAAGAAAAGACAGCTTTGAAAGAGTTTAACGACCTATATGATTCATTCTTTACAGATGCTAATAAATTGGCTTTGAAAAATAGCAGTTTTGGTAATTTGGACCAATTAAAGGCAGCTGTGGAAAAATTGAAAGATACACCTGAGTACACGGCGGCAAAAGCAAAATATGACAGTTTAGTCAAACAAATTTCTGTTGTTCAGGCTGTTAATTCTCAGTTTGAGTCCGCAGCAATTACAGACGGTGTTTTAGATACCAATGCTAAAGCCAAGAGTGATGCTCAATTTAAAGACGAAGATACTGGTAATGCGGATTTGGACAAGGTGATTAAATCAGCGATTAGCCTTGGACGTAGTCAGCAAGTGGCTACTCCAGCACCGCAGACAGAGACAGTAGCGCCTGAAGCAGCGGCGCAAGCTTCTCCGGCTCCAGCTCCTGCACCAGCAACACAAACAGAAGTCGTTCAAAGTCAAGTGCAAGTGGCAGGTGTTCCAGTCAGTCCAATAGCACCTGTTGCCAATATGCAACGTAATCTCAGTCGTGTGCCGTACAACCAAGCGGCGATTGATGATGTCACAAACCCTGCTTGGGTCTTTAATCCAGGAGTTTTAGAGAAGATTTTACAAACGTCGCGTGAGCGTGGCTATATCACAGGAGATAACTATATCATCGAGCGTGTGAATATTGTGAATGGCAATGGTTATTATAATCTTTTCAAACCAGATGGAACTTATCTATTTAGTATTAACTGTAAGACAGGCTATTTTGTTGGAAATGCCAAAGGAAATGCAGATGCATTGGATTACTAATCAAAAAAGGCTAGAAACTTAGTTTCAGCCTTTTTTTGTGTATTCTGAGCAAAATTCTTGCAAATTGTTCTCACAAGAACTAAAATAGTTCTCATGAGAATTAAAAAGATGGGAGAGAGTTATGGGGGACGGTTGAGATAGTGGTGAAATTAAGGATGAATGGTATAGTCATTTAATTTTAATTTATGACGTCGTTAACTCGTCTTGCCTAACCTCAGTTATGTCTGCGACTCGTTGCCTCGTACTAAATAAAAACTAAACAACTATATCAAAAAATTATGATGAATTAGAAATGAGGATATATGTTTTTAGCGATTGAAGAAATGCGCCAGAACAAGCTCCGTTATGGTTTGGTCTTGGGCTTATTGGTATTGATTGCCTACTTGGTCTTTTTCTTGACAGGTTTGGCTTATGGCTTGATGCAGCAGAATCGAACTGCGGTAGATAAATGGCAGGCAGATTATGTCTTGCTCTCATCTGAGGCTAATAAATTGATCAGCGCTTCGCATCTGGATATGAAACTGGCAGATGATGTAAGAGCGGATGAAAAGGCTCTTCTCAAGCAGCAGGCAGGTGCAGCCTGGGTCAAGGAGGAAGCAACTTCTGATGACAAGGAAAAAATCAGCGTATTTGCGGTTGAAAAAGGTTCTTTCTTAGAGCCAAATATTGTCGAAGGGCGTTCATTTGAAAAAGAGCATGAAGTAGTCATTGATAAAACCCTTGGAGAAAAAGAAGGCTTTGAAATCGGAGAAACGGTTCATCTATCGGTCTTTGATGAGCCTGTGACTATTGTCGGTTATACAGAAAATGCAGCCTTTAGTGTGGCACCTGCTGTCTATATGGATTTTAAGGACTTGGATACGACCACCAAGATTCCTGGCCAGGACGATGTGACCTCCATCAGCGCTGTCATTGTTCGTGGTGATGTGACAAGCTATCCTGAGGATGATATGGAAAAATTAGCCGTGGCGGATTTCATTGAGCATTTGCCAGGCTACCAAGCACAAAACCTGACCTTTGCCTTTATGATTGGCTTTTTGGTGGTCATTGCAGCCATTGTGATTGCCATTTTCATCTATGTCTTGACTACGCAGAAGGCACCGATTTTTGGCTTGATGAAGATTCAGGGCTTGTCAAATGGCTTTATTTCAGCTAGTGTTGTGGCACAGACCTTCTTGCTTTCAAGCATCGGCACCCTCCTAGGTTTGTCGCTTACCTACCTGTCTTCTATTGCCCTTCCAAGCGCCGTTCCTTTTGAGAACAACTGGTTCTTCTATGGAGCTGTCAGCCTTGCCTTGGTCTTCTTTGCCCTAATCGGTGCGAGCTTCTCTGTTCGTTCAATCTTCAAAGTCGACCCATTGCAGAATTTGTCCTAGGAGGAAGAAATGAGCACTTTAGTATTTGAAAATATCAGTAAACAGTTTAAGGACGGAGAGGCGACCATTACCGCCCTCAAGCCAACCAATTTCAGTGTTGAAGCAGGCGAATTTGTAGCCATTATCGGCCCGTCTGGCTCTGGGAAAAGTACCTTTTTGACCTTGGCAGGGGGCTTGCAAACCCCATCTGCTGGACGGATTACGATTAACCAAGCGGATTATTCCAACCTGCCTGAAAAGAAACGAGCCCAGCTTCGTTACAAGGACATTGGCTTTATCCTCCAATCTTCTAATCTTATCCCTTTCCTAACGGTGGAAAAGCAATTGGAATTGGTCGATCGTGTTAACAAATCTTCCAATAAGGAAAAGCGAGAAGAGCTGTTAGCAGAGCTTGATGTGGCGCATTTGAAGACCAAGTTTCCAAAGGATTTATCTGGAGGAGAGCGCCAGCGAGTGGCGATTGCCCGTGCCTTATACAATGACCCAGCTCTTATTCTAGCTGATGAGCCGACAGCGAGCCTTGATACCGACCGAGCCTTTGAAGTCGTCGCTCTTCTTGCCAAAGAAAGTAAGGAACGCAACAAGGCTATTATCATGGTGACCCATGACCACCGCATGATTGAGCAGTGCGACAAGGTCTATGAAATGAAAGATGGCGTCTTGACACAGGTTCGATAAGAGAAAAAATCGAGGTTAGGAGAAAAATTCCTAGCCTCGTTTCTTTTATAGATATGTGATTGTCTATTCTGTGAAATATAGGTAAATCAATATTTACAAGTCATGTTGATATGTAAGAAGTAGCAGTAAAAGAATCCAGTAGATGATGTTAAATCGAACTTAGAAATAAAGGAATGAGGAAAATTGATTTCTATGAAATCACGATTTTATCCCACTCCTTCAAGTTTTTAGATGACGTTGCGATTGAAAGGATCATCTGAAATCCCTTGTTCTAAAATCAATTTAGCCCATTCTTTGGCAGAAAAAAGGCTGTGATCTTTGTAGTTTCCACAAGATTCAATCGTAGTCCCTGGCACATCTTCCCAAGTGGTAGCTGTCGCGATTTCTGAAAGCGAATCTTTGATGACTTGGGCGATTTCTGTTGATGTGTGTTGTCCCCACATAATCATGTGAAATCCTGTACGGCAACCAAATGGCGAGCAATCGATCATACCATCAATGCGGGTCCGAATCAATTTAGCGAGTAAATGCTCAATGGTATGAAGCCCTGCTGTCGGGATAGAATCTTCATTTGGCTGCACCAAGCGAATATCAAAATTGGAAATAATATCGCCTTTTGGTCCAGTTTCTTCACCAATCAAGCGAACATAGGGAGCTTTTACGATCGTGTGATCCAACTCAAAACTTTCAACAATAACTTCTTTAGTCATAGCAGTCTCCTTTGTCTTTCTAAGGGAATTATAGCATATTTTTTGAAAAGTTGCAGAAATAAGAAATGGATGGGTCAAGGATGGTAGCGATAACATTTTAAAAATTTGATTTGTGAATTTTTCGTTTTTATGATAAAATAGTTAAGGATTTTTAAATTCATATAACATTTAATGAGGTGAAAGCATGGAAATGATTTTTGCAGTTGTTTTCGCCATCATCATTGGTTTAGCCATTGGATATATCAGTATTGCAGCGAGGATGAAATCCCTCAAAGAAGCTGCAGAACTGACTCTTTTAAATGCTGAACAAGAGGCAACTAATTTACGAGGACAAGCAGAACGTGAGGCGGATTTGATTTTGAAAGAAGTCCGTCATGAGAGTAAGTCCCTTAAAAAAGAAGCACTACTCGAGGCAAAAGAAGAAGCCAGAAAATATCGAGAGGAAGTTGATGCAGAATTTAAGTCTGAACGTCAAGAGTTAAAACAGTTGGAGAGCCGTTTGACAGAACGCGCGACCAGTCTTGACCGTAAAGATGACAATTTAACCAACAAAGAAAAAACACTCGATCAGAGAGAACAAAGTATCTCTGACAAGGCAAAGAACCTTGATGAACGCGAAGATAAACTGTCTGAGCTCGAAGAGCAAAAAACAGCAGAGCTAGAGCGTGTAGCAGCCCTCTCTCAACAAGAGGCCAAGGACATTATTCTGACGCAAACACAAGAAAAGCTGACCAAAGAAATTGCCACACGGATTCGTGAAGCAGAGCAAGAGGTCAAAGAGCGTTCGGATAAGCTTGCAAAGGACATCTTAGTTCAAGCTATGCAGCGAATTGCTGGGGATTATGTGGCAGAGCAGACCAATTCAACGGTGCATTTGCCAGATGATAGCATGAAAGGACGGATTATCGGTCGTGAAGGTCGTAATATCCGTACCTTTGAAAGTTTGACAGGGATTGATGTCATCATTGATGATACGCCAGAAGTGGTGACCTTGTCTGGTTTTGATCCTGTTCGCCGTGAGATTGCGCGGATGACTATGGAGACCTTGTTGAAGGATGGACGGATTCACCCTGCTCGTATCGAAGAGTTGGTAGAGAAAAATCGTCTTGAGATTGAT
This window contains:
- the recU gene encoding Holliday junction resolvase RecU; translated protein: MVNYPHKIRPQKSHVSSPKKTVDFANRGMSFEKMINETNQYYLSRGLAVIHKKPTPVQIVRVDYPKRSRAKIVEAYFRQASTTDYSGVYQGHYIDFEAKETRQKNSMPMKNFHAHQIEHMEQVLSQKGICFVLLHFSSLKETYLLPASYLITFFKIDQGGKSMPLSYIKEHGYAISLAAFPSIPYLEVIKEHLLGGKHDE
- a CDS encoding DUF1273 domain-containing protein: MSSILISGYRAFDLGLFDEKSPQVKIIKKAIERDLKRFLEEGVKWLIFTGNLGFEVWCLEIAKNLQKEYKFQIATIFTFENQGENWNEDNQVKLALFKQVDFVKYAYKRYENPSQFREYNQFLVNNTDGCYLFYDDEHETNLKYLYAMMKEQADYFIKKLTFDDLNDIAENFSEI
- the gpsB gene encoding cell division regulator GpsB; this encodes MASIIFTAKDIFDQDFKVGVRGYNKVEVDEFLDDVIKDYETYAALVKELREENARLKAELAEKPKAAPSPIVPTVDPLQGGTTSMTNFDILKRLNRLEKEVFGKQILNSEF
- a CDS encoding class I SAM-dependent RNA methyltransferase; the encoded protein is MKERFEMLATAAAGLEAVVGREIRDLGIDCQVENGRVRFFGSVKEMILTNLWLRAADRIKIVVGTFPAKTFEELFQGVFALDWEEYLPLGARFPIAKAKCVRSKLHNEPSVQAISKKAVVKKLQKYYARPEGIPLMENGPEFKIEVSILKDVATVMIDTTGTSLFKRGYRTEKGGAPIKENMAAAILLLSNWYPDKPLMDPTCGSGTFCIEAAMIGLNQAPGLSREFSFEGWPWVDRGLLSSLRAEAKASKKSDVVLDISGADIDARMVEIARANARAAGVEDFVSFKQMRLQDWKTDKINGVVISNPPYGERLLDDEGVTKLYQEMGQTFAPLKTWSKFVLTSDELFEEKYGQKADKKRKLYNGTLKVDLYQYFGERVKRQDVKEKG
- a CDS encoding cell division site-positioning protein MapZ family protein; translated protein: MDEKDLKKQTDSTLDFEKAKEMTVGQAMRKNEEFEAGVNPTDNVLDKYIKQHVDEIAAGKFDTKVVPTVPVKEVVETTAISDMIQTVREEVASPTPVMDDLEDDEDDEVAVLPFYKQKKVIYSAVGVLLVALIGGTGYLALNKTQAKPAATTSSTSSSKAQVSSSSEEKTALKEFNDLYDSFFTDANKLALKNSSFGNLDQLKAAVEKLKDTPEYTAAKAKYDSLVKQISVVQAVNSQFESAAITDGVLDTNAKAKSDAQFKDEDTGNADLDKVIKSAISLGRSQQVATPAPQTETVAPEAAAQASPAPAPAPATQTEVVQSQVQVAGVPVSPIAPVANMQRNLSRVPYNQAAIDDVTNPAWVFNPGVLEKILQTSRERGYITGDNYIIERVNIVNGNGYYNLFKPDGTYLFSINCKTGYFVGNAKGNADALDY
- a CDS encoding ABC transporter permease — protein: MFLAIEEMRQNKLRYGLVLGLLVLIAYLVFFLTGLAYGLMQQNRTAVDKWQADYVLLSSEANKLISASHLDMKLADDVRADEKALLKQQAGAAWVKEEATSDDKEKISVFAVEKGSFLEPNIVEGRSFEKEHEVVIDKTLGEKEGFEIGETVHLSVFDEPVTIVGYTENAAFSVAPAVYMDFKDLDTTTKIPGQDDVTSISAVIVRGDVTSYPEDDMEKLAVADFIEHLPGYQAQNLTFAFMIGFLVVIAAIVIAIFIYVLTTQKAPIFGLMKIQGLSNGFISASVVAQTFLLSSIGTLLGLSLTYLSSIALPSAVPFENNWFFYGAVSLALVFFALIGASFSVRSIFKVDPLQNLS
- a CDS encoding ABC transporter ATP-binding protein is translated as MSTLVFENISKQFKDGEATITALKPTNFSVEAGEFVAIIGPSGSGKSTFLTLAGGLQTPSAGRITINQADYSNLPEKKRAQLRYKDIGFILQSSNLIPFLTVEKQLELVDRVNKSSNKEKREELLAELDVAHLKTKFPKDLSGGERQRVAIARALYNDPALILADEPTASLDTDRAFEVVALLAKESKERNKAIIMVTHDHRMIEQCDKVYEMKDGVLTQVR
- a CDS encoding S-ribosylhomocysteine lyase, whose product is MTKEVIVESFELDHTIVKAPYVRLIGEETGPKGDIISNFDIRLVQPNEDSIPTAGLHTIEHLLAKLIRTRIDGMIDCSPFGCRTGFHMIMWGQHTSTEIAQVIKDSLSEIATATTWEDVPGTTIESCGNYKDHSLFSAKEWAKLILEQGISDDPFNRNVI
- a CDS encoding ribonuclease Y, which gives rise to MEMIFAVVFAIIIGLAIGYISIAARMKSLKEAAELTLLNAEQEATNLRGQAEREADLILKEVRHESKSLKKEALLEAKEEARKYREEVDAEFKSERQELKQLESRLTERATSLDRKDDNLTNKEKTLDQREQSISDKAKNLDEREDKLSELEEQKTAELERVAALSQQEAKDIILTQTQEKLTKEIATRIREAEQEVKERSDKLAKDILVQAMQRIAGDYVAEQTNSTVHLPDDSMKGRIIGREGRNIRTFESLTGIDVIIDDTPEVVTLSGFDPVRREIARMTMETLLKDGRIHPARIEELVEKNRLEIDNRIREYGEAAAYEIGAPNLHPDLMKIMGRLQFRTSYGQNVLRHSIEVAKLSGIIAGELGENVSLAKRAGFLHDIGKAIDREVEGSHVEIGTELARKYKEHPVVVNTIASHHGDVEPDSVIAVIVAAADALSAARPGARSESLESYIKRLHDLEEIANSFEGVKTSFALQAGREIRIMVNPGQIKDDKITILAHNVREKIENNLDYPGNIKVTVIREMRAVDYAK